The stretch of DNA TCGCAGGTGATGTATCGCCAAAAGCTCCCTATCCCGGAAGGTCCACAGTGGCCGTCGATGCATTCGGCCGCGACTACTTCCTCCACCAAAATCCAGTCGTTCCCGCCGTCATGCGTGTTCCACAGACGGCACTCCACCCCCGCGGGGCACTCCGCCACCAAGGGGGCCACGGTCTTCCGCCCGGCCACCGGTGTCAGCCCGGCGGCCCGAAAGTTGTTGACATCTTTTCCGGACACGGTCCCGCAGAAATGGACCCGTCCCAGAAGGCCGCACTGGGAACGTTCGGGGTAAAGGCTCCGCTCGCCCTAACGTACTCTGCGGTGAGGTGCTTCTTGGCCACTGCCAGCAAGGGCGGCTTCCTGCTGACGGGCATCTGCCACGAAGCGGCCATTGCGTTGGGGCGACCGTCCTTCTGGCTTCCCACCAGCACTACGCAGCCGGGCGTAAAGCGCCGGTAGGCTTTGCCCCACGATATCTCCCTCTTGTTGGAGACCATGCTCCCCGCTCCTCTCCAGCCGGTAATCGGGCCATGCAAAGAACCGCAGAAACGCACCCCAAATGCTTAACTTCCCCCGGCGCTCCGCGGGCGCCCCGAATTGCCGCCTGGCGGGACAGGGTTGAACCTGCGACCTTTCTTGCGCGCCAGGAGGAACTTCTTCGAGGACGTCCGCGTCAGAATGGCGGCCCCGAAGCCGCCCGGGCCAGGGCTCCAAGAGCCGGGTACACGATTTGCGTCGGGAATCCTTGGGAATCGTACACCGCAACCGTCGGAATCGCCGTCAGCCCGTCCGGTCCTACGCTTGCCGAAACCGGCGCCACCATGGCCTCGAGCACGTCATCCTTGGCCACCTGGCCATACCTGCTGGCGAATAGGGCGGCCCGGACCACATCATCTACTCCACTTTGCGAATCTTCCGCTCGATGCCCCAGGTCTGCCTTGGAAGCCGCTTCCCCGTCAGCCGCTGATTGATTTCGCTGGCCTCCCAGTATGAGTCGGCGCAAACGGCGGGGCGGCAGGGCGCCTGAAAGACATTGAACCTCGCGGCCGACCAAGCAGCCTCCTCGTCTGCACGTTGCAAGCTCTTTCCTCCAGGCAGCAGTCCCCGCCGCAGGCCTTCTCGCGCGCACGGCCGGCGTCCAAGTTCCATTCTGCAAGGGGTTTGAGAGCCTACCTTATCCAGGTGGGAACGTCCTCCTCGATCCGTTAAGGCATCCCTCTTTCTCCCACTCCACCTTCTCCCAGATGTGCGCACGGAACAACTCTTTAACTTCAGGGTACTGCCTCAACAAGCGGGCCGGCATCCTCACACCCCCGAAAAGGCCCCCAATGCGGCGCGCTACTGGAACCGGGGCACCTAACTTCCCCGCGGCCAGTCGGGCCGCGAGAGGTCCAGGGGCTCGAAGGTGCGGCGCTTCCGCCGCTCCTGCGCCAGCCGGTCGAAGTGGGCGGCGATTCCGGCCACACCCTTGTGCCGGCCGTGACGGCACCAGGCACTGGTCTTCCGCACAATCTTTCGAATTTGCGTCATCCCGACCGCCCCGGGTAAGCCTTACGCGGGGCGCCCGCCTAAGCGTGCCTTCCGCGCTCCATATTCCCTCCGGTGAGGCCTCCAAGTCATTCCTGCGGTGATCTTAGCGGACCGATGGCAGGCGCAACTGATCCAGAACCCCCTCCTCTGCCGGTTAGCCGGGATGCGCAGCGAAGCGAGAATCCGACTGTCGACCCCGCCCGGGCGCTGAAAGCCTTCGGCTTTCAAAAACCTAAATTGAGCGATTTAAGCGCAAAAAAATTCCACCTAATGGGCTAATGAGGTGGGATCGTAGCGAGATCGGGCGCATCACATACCACGCAACATAGAAGCATCGCGATGACGCGTGCCACAACCGCGACAAAAAGCAAAGTAAGAATTGACGGCGTTGAGGTGACCCACGATACGCTCACAGGCCGCGGCGGTCTGATTCTGTTTGTTCGCTATCTTGGCAACATCCAGATTTTTTAGCAGATCGATACTTTCTTTGGCTCCATGCGTCGTCGCCGCAAGGGGGAGCCGATCACCGA from Desulfosoma caldarium encodes:
- a CDS encoding flavin reductase family protein; the protein is MSGKDVNNFRAAGLTPVAGRKTVAPLVAECPAGVECRLWNTHDGGNDWILVEEVVAAECIDGHCGPSGIGSFWRYITCEARRAQWPDSRPRSKGCRMGGRWWKSRSEESAVPGLHEDDLRPSRGNETARRGRRPRKREHRAVLGSVDTNSRSQL
- a CDS encoding flavin reductase family protein, yielding MVSNKREISWGKAYRRFTPGCVVLVGSQKDGRPNAMAASWQMPVSRKPPLLAVAKKHLTAEYVRASGAFTPNVPSAAFWDGSISAGPCPEKMSTTFGPPG
- a CDS encoding DUF429 domain-containing protein; this translates as MELGRRPCAREGLRRGLLPGGKSLQRADEEAAWSAARFNVFQAPCRPAVCADSYWEASEINQRLTGKRLPRQTWGIERKIRKVE